The genome window ACTTTAATAGCTTTATTTGGAGTTTTTACCGCTGCTTGCATGGAAAGTTGAATACCTTGCAAATCACATGGTGTCGAATAGGATTCAGAACGAGTACGACCATGAATCGTAAACATATCAACTTGTTCTGCAAGAACTCGATGAGTAGTATCTTCTACATTTAATTGTTCACGCGTGTAACCTAAGCGAAATTTAGCAGATAAAGGCTTTGTTGTTGCTTCTCTCGCCAATTTTACAGTTTGGGAAATGCGTTCTGGCTCTTTTAAAATAGCACTACCGCAGCCCGCATTCACAACTTTTCTTACGGGGCAACCCATGTTGATATCGATAGTATCAAAACCTTGTTTATCTAGCACAGCAACCGCATGAGCTACTTGCGCAGCGTCTGGACCAGTCACTTGCACTCCAAGAATACTTTCTGAAGAATGGCGAGCCATCATGTCGAAGGTTTTCTTGTTTTTATATGCTATGGCAGTTGCAGATAACATTTCAACATATGTGAGCCCTGCCCCCATTTCTTGTGCAATTCTACGAAAAGGAATATCCGAAACTCCTGCTAAAGGTGCTAAAAATACTCTATTTTTTAATTTTAATGACCCCAATTGAATTGGCTGATTAAAAAAGCTGTTCATTTTACTTTACCTTGTCTTTTATCAATTGCCCGCATGCAGCTTGAATATCTCTCCCTTTAGAGAGTCGCACAGTAGCTACCATACCTGCTTTTTTCAATTCTTGCTGAAAAGCAAAAACCCTGCCTAAATCTGGGCGACGATATGCTGCACCTTCATGCTCATTTAATGGGATGAGATTTATTTTTACCGAGATTCCTTGGAGAAGTGAAACCAATTCACTTGCATGCGCAGAGGTGTCATTTATTCCTCGAAGTAGCGTGTATTGAATCATAAAAGAACGACGCGATCCTTG of Pigmentibacter sp. JX0631 contains these proteins:
- a CDS encoding tRNA-dihydrouridine synthase, with product MNSFFNQPIQLGSLKLKNRVFLAPLAGVSDIPFRRIAQEMGAGLTYVEMLSATAIAYKNKKTFDMMARHSSESILGVQVTGPDAAQVAHAVAVLDKQGFDTIDINMGCPVRKVVNAGCGSAILKEPERISQTVKLAREATTKPLSAKFRLGYTREQLNVEDTTHRVLAEQVDMFTIHGRTRSESYSTPCDLQGIQLSMQAAVKTPNKAIKVGNGDIFDYEFAEKMQKDTGCDAVMISRGALGNPWIFKEILEGKRYQPTFAEWYDVLLRHISYQEEHYGKTKISAILARKHLLWYTKGFPQSKALRDVLNRVEDLEHAKELLKEYAKKIAPQYIRYGDGDYEINEGYDPKFEMDRKLDRGVGDEEMNTVLSNKKD